One Bacteriovorax sp. PP10 DNA window includes the following coding sequences:
- a CDS encoding hydroxymethylglutaryl-CoA lyase: MLNSLPKKVRIVEVGPRDGLQNEKTIVSLEDKVTFIKMLSQAGLHEIEAGSFVRAEKIPQMSDGMELYSALVNDGSLKNTKLISLVPNEKGLDNALSVGVKEIAVFTATSNTFNLKNINATVDESLKRIDGVMARANKEGLKTRAYISTVFGCPYEGKTSIAELKRVAYHLENLGVHEISLGDTIGVANPLQVKETIEFLKADFNLNFFAMHFHDTRGMAVANILASLELGITSFDSSAGGLGGCPYAKGASGNVATEDLVYLFSNMGIETGIDMEKLAQASSFILGKLSKTSASKNLTAYLAGKA; encoded by the coding sequence ATGTTAAATAGTTTGCCGAAAAAAGTTCGTATCGTCGAAGTGGGTCCACGCGATGGACTACAAAATGAAAAAACAATTGTCTCTCTTGAAGACAAAGTCACTTTCATTAAAATGTTATCTCAGGCGGGTCTTCATGAAATTGAGGCCGGAAGCTTTGTTCGCGCAGAAAAAATCCCTCAGATGAGTGATGGGATGGAGCTTTATTCAGCTCTAGTCAATGATGGGTCTCTAAAAAATACAAAACTGATCTCTCTCGTTCCAAACGAAAAGGGATTAGATAACGCCCTTTCTGTGGGCGTAAAAGAAATTGCCGTTTTCACGGCGACTTCAAATACTTTCAACTTAAAAAATATCAATGCAACTGTTGATGAATCTCTTAAACGTATCGATGGCGTTATGGCCCGTGCGAACAAAGAAGGTTTAAAGACCCGCGCGTATATCTCGACAGTATTTGGCTGTCCTTATGAAGGGAAAACCAGCATCGCAGAACTTAAGCGTGTGGCCTACCATTTAGAAAACCTTGGCGTTCACGAGATCTCTCTGGGAGATACAATCGGTGTGGCCAATCCATTACAAGTTAAAGAGACCATCGAATTCTTAAAAGCAGATTTCAATCTGAACTTTTTTGCAATGCACTTTCACGACACTCGTGGAATGGCCGTGGCCAATATCTTAGCGTCACTAGAGTTAGGGATTACAAGCTTTGATTCATCAGCTGGTGGATTAGGCGGATGTCCTTACGCGAAGGGTGCTTCTGGAAACGTGGCAACTGAAGATTTAGTGTATTTATTTTCGAACATGGGAATAGAGACGGGAATCGACATGGAAAAATTGGCCCAGGCCTCTAGCTTCATTCTCGGTAAACTTTCTAAAACTTCTGCTTCAAAAAATCTTACCGCTTACTTAGCTGGAAAGGCCTAG
- a CDS encoding acetyl-CoA carboxylase biotin carboxylase subunit, translating into MTKKITKILIANRGEIALRVIQTAKEMGIKTVTLYTDEEVTLPHSHAGDESFNLGSGPLKDTYLNQDKIIDIAKKLGADAIHPGYGFLSEKSSFAKKVRDAGIKFIGPAPEAIDMMGDKKTSKIKIQELGVPSIPGYHGDNQEIEFLVKEAKKIGLPVLIKASAGGGGKGMRIVYEESEFQSALEGAKREALNAFGDDTVLLEKYITSPRHIEIQVMSDQHGNHFHLFERECSIQRRYQKIVEESPSPAVSPELRAKMTAAAIKITSGINYEGAGTIELILDTDGSFYFLEMNTRLQVEHPVTEMVTGLDLVRLQIIVAQGDKLPFSQADVKQRGHAIEVRLYAEDPDNSFLPSIGTIKKIGKTTVRDTRLDCGYVDGNAVTISFDPMLAKLISWGETREIAAQKLNLALNDVLFLGLKTNRDYLKRILTLPEFHEGKTYTHFVKTYEEKLQKRQPTKEQIAMAVAAFLLKKDSGTNNNSGTHSGSKTNSIWESLSGFRNV; encoded by the coding sequence ATGACAAAAAAAATTACAAAGATTCTGATCGCCAACAGAGGCGAGATCGCTCTAAGGGTTATTCAGACCGCTAAAGAGATGGGAATTAAAACTGTTACTCTTTACACTGACGAAGAAGTAACACTACCTCATTCACATGCTGGAGACGAATCATTCAATCTTGGATCAGGACCATTAAAAGATACTTATCTTAACCAAGATAAGATTATCGACATTGCAAAAAAACTTGGTGCTGATGCTATTCACCCGGGGTACGGATTTCTTTCTGAGAAATCTTCTTTTGCTAAAAAAGTAAGAGACGCTGGAATTAAGTTCATCGGTCCTGCTCCAGAAGCAATCGACATGATGGGTGATAAAAAAACGTCTAAGATAAAAATTCAAGAATTAGGTGTTCCTTCTATTCCTGGATATCACGGTGACAATCAAGAAATTGAATTCCTTGTTAAGGAAGCAAAGAAGATAGGTCTTCCTGTTCTTATCAAAGCTTCTGCCGGTGGTGGTGGAAAAGGGATGAGAATTGTTTACGAAGAAAGCGAGTTCCAATCAGCTCTTGAAGGAGCAAAACGTGAAGCACTAAACGCATTTGGTGACGACACTGTTTTATTAGAAAAATACATTACATCTCCTCGTCACATTGAAATTCAAGTAATGAGTGATCAACACGGAAACCACTTTCATTTATTTGAAAGAGAGTGCTCGATTCAACGCCGTTACCAAAAGATCGTTGAAGAGTCTCCAAGTCCTGCGGTATCTCCAGAGCTTCGTGCAAAAATGACAGCTGCAGCGATTAAAATCACAAGCGGAATCAACTACGAAGGTGCGGGAACAATTGAATTAATTCTTGATACTGATGGAAGTTTTTATTTCTTAGAAATGAATACTAGATTACAAGTTGAGCACCCGGTTACTGAAATGGTGACAGGTCTGGATCTTGTTCGTTTGCAAATTATTGTGGCCCAAGGGGATAAACTTCCTTTCTCACAAGCTGACGTGAAGCAAAGAGGACATGCCATCGAAGTTCGTTTATACGCAGAGGATCCAGACAATAGTTTCCTTCCTAGTATTGGAACAATTAAAAAAATTGGTAAGACAACAGTTCGTGACACTCGTCTTGATTGCGGGTATGTTGACGGAAACGCCGTGACTATTTCATTCGATCCTATGCTGGCAAAATTGATCAGCTGGGGAGAGACAAGAGAGATCGCTGCTCAGAAATTAAACCTCGCTTTAAATGATGTTTTATTTTTAGGGCTAAAAACCAACCGTGATTATTTAAAACGTATTTTAACATTGCCGGAATTCCATGAAGGGAAGACGTATACGCATTTTGTTAAAACCTATGAAGAAAAACTGCAAAAAAGGCAACCGACTAAAGAGCAAATTGCTATGGCAGTGGCAGCATTTTTGCTTAAAAAAGATAGTGGTACAAATAATAATAGTGGCACTCACTCAGGATCAAAAACAAACAGTATTTGGGAAAGCCTAAGTGGCTTTAGGAACGTATAA
- a CDS encoding acyl-CoA carboxylase biotin carboxyl carrier protein subunit, protein MKRQIELNDELIDIDILEQNARFVLFNLDGTEYAVNLGNVEDYKYNLAYNSGNTTVVAVDAHFVVDGVEFAINAPRRSRSKGKSADHGQMTSPMPGKILKIFVKEGQEVIPGTPILVMEAMKMEHTIKSSKIGKVEKIHFKEGDQVQGGVELVKLC, encoded by the coding sequence ATGAAAAGACAAATTGAATTAAATGACGAACTAATCGACATCGACATTCTTGAACAAAACGCACGCTTTGTTCTTTTTAACCTCGATGGGACAGAATACGCCGTTAACCTTGGTAACGTCGAAGATTACAAATATAACCTAGCTTACAACAGCGGTAATACGACAGTTGTAGCAGTCGATGCACACTTTGTGGTTGATGGGGTTGAGTTTGCGATCAATGCACCAAGAAGAAGCAGATCAAAAGGAAAGAGCGCTGATCACGGTCAGATGACTAGCCCAATGCCTGGTAAAATTTTAAAGATCTTCGTAAAAGAAGGTCAGGAAGTTATTCCGGGAACTCCGATTTTAGTTATGGAGGCCATGAAGATGGAGCATACAATTAAATCGAGTAAAATTGGAAAAGTAGAAAAAATCCACTTTAAAGAAGGTGACCAGGTTCAAGGTGGAGTGGAGCTTGTTAAGTTATGTTAA
- a CDS encoding trypsin-like serine peptidase, which yields MKMVLALLLLTTSISLFAEDNFSTSSFGSIGAPKKVIGIFLREQITDASTYPERIVGQLASGCTATLIGPRHIITAGHCVYDVDKTEWLNDLRFFPARTSATEKPYVIEWKKVFVQQKFIETGYKSLDFAVIELAEPIGETLGWSGFRALPEAEYYNKIRITGYPADKDLGTMWTVSCPATVENKKLIYQCDTFGGMSGSAIFSLPSDRNNPTVSGVHTWGIGKVNGGVFFDQNNYELVYSWKNSSEQTDVTTVHEKP from the coding sequence ATGAAAATGGTCTTAGCTCTTTTACTGCTTACAACTTCAATCTCACTCTTTGCCGAAGATAATTTTTCAACGTCTTCGTTTGGTTCAATCGGTGCACCTAAAAAAGTTATTGGAATTTTTCTTAGAGAACAAATCACAGACGCTTCAACATACCCGGAAAGAATTGTAGGACAACTTGCAAGTGGATGTACGGCGACGTTAATTGGCCCTCGTCACATCATCACGGCCGGACATTGTGTTTACGATGTCGATAAAACTGAATGGCTAAATGATTTAAGATTTTTTCCTGCTCGCACGAGTGCTACTGAAAAACCATACGTCATCGAATGGAAAAAAGTTTTCGTTCAACAAAAATTTATTGAAACAGGTTATAAAAGTTTAGACTTTGCAGTGATTGAACTTGCTGAGCCCATTGGCGAGACTCTTGGTTGGAGTGGATTCAGAGCGCTTCCTGAAGCTGAATACTATAATAAAATTAGAATTACAGGCTACCCTGCTGATAAAGACCTGGGAACGATGTGGACAGTGTCTTGTCCGGCAACTGTAGAAAATAAAAAACTCATTTATCAGTGTGACACTTTCGGTGGAATGTCTGGAAGTGCTATTTTCTCTCTTCCATCAGATCGCAATAACCCGACAGTCTCAGGAGTTCATACTTGGGGAATTGGGAAAGTTAATGGTGGAGTTTTCTTCGATCAAAATAATTACGAGCTAGTTTACTCGTGGAAAAATAGTTCTGAGCAAACTGACGTTACAACAGTTCACGAAAAACCTTAG
- a CDS encoding enoyl-CoA hydratase-related protein gives MNFYLQQFADLEITVKNTHQLWVTLNNPDQMNAITTNMINSLTEVLTHADFDKNIRVVVLTGKGKNFCAGGDIKAMEEKSGMFAGESNELMARYQHGIQRIPQCIENLSVPVIAMVNGAAVGAGCDLSMMCDLRVGNSKTKFAETFTRMGLVPGDGGTFFLQRVVGYAKAMQMFLTSKSIEGSDALAFGLLNFLFEDSSMELETEKLAETIASLAPVAQRLTKKAMKVSYMHDLQTSLDMLASFQGISQRTSDHFEAINSFKEKRSPNFLGE, from the coding sequence ATGAATTTTTATTTGCAACAGTTTGCTGACCTGGAAATAACTGTAAAAAATACCCACCAATTATGGGTAACACTAAATAATCCCGACCAAATGAACGCTATCACAACTAATATGATCAACTCGCTGACTGAAGTGTTAACTCACGCAGACTTCGATAAAAATATCCGAGTAGTGGTGCTTACCGGCAAAGGTAAAAACTTTTGTGCTGGTGGCGACATTAAAGCAATGGAAGAAAAGTCAGGAATGTTTGCCGGAGAAAGCAACGAGCTAATGGCCCGTTACCAGCACGGTATACAGAGAATTCCTCAGTGTATTGAAAACCTAAGTGTCCCGGTGATTGCCATGGTAAACGGGGCCGCAGTGGGCGCTGGATGCGATCTATCTATGATGTGCGACCTGCGTGTCGGGAATTCTAAAACAAAATTTGCTGAGACCTTTACTCGTATGGGACTTGTTCCCGGCGATGGCGGGACTTTCTTTCTTCAAAGAGTGGTTGGATACGCTAAAGCGATGCAAATGTTTCTCACTTCAAAGAGTATTGAAGGTAGTGATGCTCTTGCCTTTGGATTACTCAACTTTCTGTTCGAAGATTCATCAATGGAATTGGAAACAGAAAAACTTGCTGAGACAATCGCTAGTCTTGCGCCTGTTGCTCAGAGATTGACGAAAAAAGCGATGAAGGTTTCTTATATGCATGATCTGCAAACGTCACTTGATATGCTGGCAAGCTTTCAAGGGATCTCACAAAGAACCTCTGATCACTTCGAAGCGATCAATTCTTTCAAAGAAAAACGCTCGCCTAATTTCTTAGGCGAATAA
- a CDS encoding Bor/Iss family lipoprotein, which translates to MKNLTLSILLLACSACSTMEFNTSGREAFKLAALKSSEKQVSVEATKDFYFWGMSPEYAEFDLQDEMQGQGIYNPSYVAVEQRYTFKDIFFTFITLGLYCPVTYKVTLLSNGEVK; encoded by the coding sequence ATGAAAAATCTTACGTTATCCATTTTGTTGCTCGCATGCTCTGCTTGCTCAACAATGGAATTCAACACCAGCGGAAGAGAGGCCTTTAAATTGGCAGCTCTGAAAAGCAGCGAAAAGCAGGTAAGTGTTGAAGCGACGAAAGACTTTTATTTTTGGGGAATGAGTCCGGAATATGCCGAATTCGATCTTCAAGATGAGATGCAGGGACAGGGAATTTATAATCCGTCTTATGTGGCCGTCGAACAAAGATACACTTTTAAAGATATTTTCTTCACTTTCATAACTTTGGGACTTTATTGTCCAGTAACTTATAAGGTCACGCTCCTTTCAAACGGAGAAGTGAAATGA
- a CDS encoding enoyl-CoA hydratase-related protein encodes MFYKLDIDTRGVATVTLNRPELHNAFNDELIRDLIACFTELETNSGVRLVVLTGEGKSFCAGADLNWMKRMKDYSHEENVKDSQQLAELFTVINRFSRPVIGKINGSALGGGAGLVACCDYVVAVDTAMIAFTEVRLGLLPAVISPFVIAKIGESHARASFLSGAKISMSRAFIMGLVHHVTTSEGLDAEIERTIADFLLAGPVAATRAKELINRVVRSETIEDARDFTCEMISKARASSEGQEGMSALLEKRKASWY; translated from the coding sequence ATGTTTTATAAATTAGATATTGATACAAGAGGAGTGGCCACTGTGACGTTAAATCGTCCAGAGCTACACAATGCTTTTAACGACGAACTGATTCGTGACCTCATCGCATGTTTTACTGAACTTGAAACAAATTCTGGAGTTCGCTTAGTTGTTTTAACTGGTGAGGGAAAGTCATTTTGTGCAGGCGCAGACCTTAACTGGATGAAGCGCATGAAAGATTACTCTCACGAAGAAAACGTGAAAGACTCGCAACAGCTTGCTGAGCTCTTCACTGTGATCAATCGTTTTTCTCGTCCAGTAATTGGAAAAATTAACGGTTCAGCATTAGGTGGTGGTGCAGGTCTGGTTGCTTGTTGTGATTACGTTGTTGCTGTTGATACAGCGATGATTGCTTTCACAGAAGTTCGCTTAGGTCTTCTTCCAGCTGTTATCTCTCCATTCGTTATTGCAAAAATCGGAGAGAGTCACGCGAGAGCAAGTTTCTTAAGTGGAGCAAAAATTAGTATGTCTCGCGCTTTCATTATGGGACTGGTTCACCATGTAACAACAAGTGAAGGACTGGATGCTGAAATTGAAAGAACGATTGCAGACTTCTTATTAGCTGGCCCTGTGGCCGCGACAAGAGCAAAAGAATTAATTAACAGAGTTGTTCGTAGTGAAACGATCGAGGATGCTCGTGACTTTACTTGTGAAATGATTTCAAAAGCACGTGCAAGCAGCGAAGGCCAAGAAGGCATGAGTGCACTATTAGAAAAAAGAAAGGCGAGCTGGTATTAA
- a CDS encoding trypsin-like serine peptidase produces the protein MKQLLILLALTFSFQAFAEIEIGDKELFGQYLREQITDTSKAPYSFVGKLNTSCTATMIGPKHFITAGHCVYDVYGRQLTNYLVFTPRQIENGTYPFGQIKAKKIFIQKEFMDRLDVAYDFAVVELAAPIGTKTGWAELQVVTNESSLKKIRITGYPQDEILDTMWSVTCPATIKGTEIRYKCDTSSGMSGSSLFSAKAPGAQETIYGIHSWGSSETNAGVIINQKNFDTINAWKNGVNFPANTVTKDLAN, from the coding sequence ATGAAGCAATTATTAATTCTTTTAGCACTAACATTTTCTTTCCAAGCTTTCGCTGAAATCGAAATTGGCGATAAAGAACTTTTTGGACAATACCTAAGAGAGCAAATCACTGATACATCCAAAGCTCCTTACAGTTTCGTTGGAAAACTAAATACGAGCTGTACCGCAACTATGATTGGCCCAAAACATTTCATCACAGCAGGACACTGTGTGTATGATGTCTATGGCAGACAATTAACAAACTATTTGGTTTTCACTCCAAGACAAATAGAAAATGGCACATATCCATTTGGCCAAATCAAAGCGAAGAAGATTTTTATTCAAAAAGAATTTATGGATCGTCTTGATGTCGCTTATGATTTTGCAGTCGTTGAATTAGCTGCACCAATTGGAACTAAAACGGGCTGGGCCGAACTCCAAGTTGTAACAAATGAGTCTTCACTAAAAAAAATCCGCATCACTGGTTACCCACAAGATGAAATACTAGATACGATGTGGTCAGTGACTTGCCCTGCGACCATTAAAGGAACAGAAATTCGTTACAAGTGCGATACGAGTAGCGGGATGTCTGGTAGCAGTCTTTTTTCTGCAAAAGCTCCAGGGGCCCAGGAAACGATTTATGGAATTCACTCTTGGGGTTCTTCTGAAACAAACGCAGGCGTGATCATTAATCAAAAAAACTTTGATACTATCAATGCTTGGAAAAACGGTGTGAACTTTCCTGCTAATACAGTAACGAAAGATCTTGCTAATTAA
- a CDS encoding carboxyl transferase domain-containing protein codes for MDVIESTIDVNSAEFKENQKYHQGLREELFEKLKTVKNGGGADQVKRHHDRKKFLPRERIERILDEGSPFIELSSLAAYKLYEDDVPSAGMVTGIGRVHGIECLFVANDATVKGGTYFPMTVKKHLRAQEIAQENSLPCIYLVDSGGAFLPKQDEVFPDRDHFGRIFYNQAQMSAKGIPQIAVVLGSCTAGGAYVPAMSDETIIVKGNGTIFLGGPPLVQAATGEIVTAEDLGGADVHTRISGVSDHMANDEEEAFIITRNIIENLNFKSPGKLQGLLERKEVKAPLYPTEEIFGIIPKDTRKPFDVREIIARLVDGSEFHEFKERYGNTLVTGFARIHGQQIGIVANNGILFSESAQKGAHFIELCGQRKIPLLFLQNITGFMVGRQYENEGIAKHGAKMVTAVSTVQVPKFTVIIGGSFGAGNYGMCGRAYSPRFLWMWPNSRISVMGGEQAAKVLSTVKQGGLKAAGKKEMSAEEVAAFEKPILDKYEVEGSPYYSSSRLWDDGVIDPAQTRDLLGLAIAASLNSGIGESKFGVFRM; via the coding sequence ATGGACGTTATCGAGTCAACAATTGACGTAAACTCTGCTGAGTTTAAAGAAAACCAAAAATACCACCAAGGGCTTCGCGAGGAGCTATTTGAAAAATTAAAAACTGTAAAAAATGGCGGCGGTGCTGATCAAGTAAAACGTCATCATGACAGAAAAAAGTTTTTACCAAGAGAGCGTATTGAAAGAATTTTGGATGAAGGATCTCCTTTCATCGAACTTTCATCTCTTGCTGCTTACAAACTTTATGAAGACGATGTTCCTTCTGCCGGAATGGTAACAGGGATCGGCCGTGTTCATGGAATCGAATGTCTATTTGTTGCTAACGATGCCACTGTAAAAGGTGGAACATATTTTCCAATGACAGTTAAAAAGCATTTACGTGCTCAAGAGATTGCTCAAGAAAACTCTCTGCCATGTATTTATCTTGTTGATAGCGGAGGAGCATTCCTTCCGAAGCAAGATGAAGTATTCCCGGATAGAGATCACTTCGGACGCATTTTTTATAACCAGGCACAAATGTCAGCGAAGGGAATTCCTCAGATCGCAGTTGTTCTTGGATCATGTACAGCGGGTGGAGCTTACGTTCCAGCGATGAGTGATGAAACAATTATCGTTAAAGGAAATGGAACAATCTTTTTAGGTGGACCTCCTTTAGTTCAAGCAGCAACGGGTGAAATCGTGACTGCTGAAGATCTTGGTGGTGCTGATGTTCACACACGTATTAGTGGTGTAAGTGATCACATGGCCAACGATGAAGAAGAAGCTTTCATCATCACAAGAAACATTATTGAAAACTTAAACTTTAAATCTCCTGGGAAACTTCAAGGTTTACTGGAAAGAAAAGAAGTTAAGGCGCCTCTATATCCAACAGAAGAGATCTTCGGGATCATTCCAAAAGATACAAGAAAACCATTCGACGTAAGAGAGATTATCGCTCGCTTAGTTGATGGATCTGAATTTCATGAATTCAAAGAGCGTTATGGAAATACATTGGTAACAGGTTTTGCTCGTATTCACGGTCAGCAAATCGGGATCGTTGCTAACAACGGAATTCTATTTTCAGAGAGTGCTCAAAAGGGTGCTCACTTTATTGAACTATGCGGACAAAGAAAAATCCCTCTGCTGTTTTTACAAAACATCACAGGATTCATGGTTGGACGTCAGTACGAAAATGAAGGGATCGCAAAACACGGTGCTAAAATGGTGACGGCCGTTTCAACTGTTCAGGTTCCAAAGTTTACAGTGATTATCGGTGGATCTTTCGGAGCAGGAAACTACGGAATGTGTGGAAGAGCTTATTCACCACGTTTCTTATGGATGTGGCCGAACTCTCGCATTTCAGTAATGGGTGGAGAGCAAGCAGCGAAAGTTTTATCAACAGTAAAACAAGGCGGGCTTAAAGCTGCAGGTAAAAAAGAAATGTCTGCAGAAGAAGTCGCAGCTTTCGAAAAACCAATTTTAGATAAATACGAAGTGGAAGGAAGTCCATACTACTCAAGCTCACGCCTGTGGGATGATGGTGTAATCGACCCAGCTCAAACTCGTGACCTATTAGGATTAGCAATCGCGGCTTCACTGAACTCTGGAATTGGAGAAAGTAAGTTCGGCGTATTTAGAATGTAA
- a CDS encoding ATP-dependent helicase, with product MISLSGLNDKQREAAETVEGPVLILAGAGSGKTRTLTYRIANMVDNLGLPSDQILGVSFTNKAAKEMRERVITLLGSRKARKIALLTFHSLGVRILKKEIDKLGYHLNFSIYDQSDQISIVREALKHYHADKKFDTKDVQSKISFLKNAGITEDDYADSHHFNPEDPYSHATEYAYRYYQEKLKFFNAIDFDDILFLTLKLFRNNPDVAKAYSEKYQYIMIDEYQDTNTLQFELVRHLTVTHNNLCVVGDDDQSIYGFRGADITNILEFEKTFPGAKVVKLEENYRSVSSILDLANHVIKENKKRRDKTLWSQKKSDHIPLLWAMANMEHEAEVIVEEVVRHQGNGGHLGDIAILYRSNTQAPPIEDQLRLSQVPYTIIGGQKFYDKKEVKDLMSYLFVILNPNDQMAIRRILNIPHRGIGNVTLEKYLAKSAEDNIPLFEALEKYPGIDPQRSAGIVKFVELIRKYKQVFKTYPLAQSISTLIEEIDYLNFIDKQYDNAKQVERRRKDVMYFIESSERFTNYYKENADLKTFCERLLLQDSQDKEELNDGEDHDVRKNEVTLMTLHSSKGLEFDTVFLVGVEEETLPHKKTITQGEDISEERRLCYVGITRAQARLIMTYCKQRKLFGKDMPRFKSRFLNELKNKDLYREQDRTTFGHLTEEEATDYKKSFFSNLLGSLDEE from the coding sequence ATGATTTCCCTTAGTGGTTTAAATGACAAACAGCGAGAAGCGGCCGAAACGGTCGAGGGGCCGGTCCTTATCCTGGCCGGAGCTGGCTCTGGGAAAACCCGTACACTAACCTACAGAATCGCCAACATGGTCGATAACCTGGGGCTTCCAAGTGATCAAATTTTAGGGGTAAGTTTTACGAATAAGGCCGCCAAGGAAATGCGCGAAAGGGTAATCACTCTTTTGGGTTCTAGAAAGGCGCGAAAAATCGCCCTACTTACTTTCCACTCACTGGGTGTTCGCATCCTGAAAAAAGAAATTGATAAACTCGGCTATCATTTAAATTTTTCGATTTATGACCAATCTGATCAAATCAGTATTGTCCGTGAGGCACTTAAGCATTATCACGCTGATAAAAAATTCGATACAAAAGACGTTCAAAGTAAAATCAGTTTTTTAAAAAACGCTGGTATCACTGAAGACGATTATGCGGATTCACACCATTTTAATCCTGAAGACCCGTACTCGCATGCAACGGAATACGCTTACAGGTATTATCAGGAAAAACTAAAATTCTTTAATGCCATCGACTTTGATGACATTTTATTTTTAACTCTTAAATTATTTCGCAATAATCCGGATGTCGCTAAAGCTTATTCTGAAAAATACCAATACATCATGATTGATGAGTATCAGGATACCAACACGCTTCAGTTTGAATTAGTCCGTCACTTAACAGTCACTCACAATAACCTGTGTGTTGTTGGTGATGATGACCAGTCTATCTACGGATTCCGTGGCGCTGACATTACAAACATTCTTGAATTCGAAAAAACTTTTCCGGGTGCCAAGGTTGTTAAGCTGGAAGAAAACTACCGCTCAGTTAGTTCAATCCTGGATCTCGCCAACCACGTTATTAAAGAAAATAAAAAACGCCGTGATAAAACTCTCTGGTCGCAAAAGAAAAGTGATCACATCCCTCTTCTATGGGCCATGGCCAATATGGAACACGAGGCGGAAGTGATCGTTGAAGAAGTCGTTCGCCATCAAGGTAACGGCGGGCATCTTGGTGACATCGCCATTTTATACCGAAGCAACACGCAAGCTCCTCCCATTGAAGATCAATTGCGTTTAAGTCAGGTGCCTTATACGATTATCGGTGGCCAAAAATTCTACGATAAAAAAGAAGTTAAAGATTTAATGAGCTACTTGTTCGTTATCCTAAATCCCAATGACCAGATGGCCATTAGAAGGATTTTAAATATTCCTCATAGAGGGATTGGTAACGTGACTCTGGAAAAATACCTGGCGAAATCGGCAGAAGATAATATTCCGCTATTTGAAGCACTAGAGAAATACCCGGGCATCGATCCACAAAGATCTGCAGGGATTGTGAAATTTGTTGAACTCATTAGAAAGTATAAACAAGTTTTTAAAACTTACCCGCTTGCTCAGTCAATCAGTACGCTGATTGAAGAAATTGATTATTTAAACTTCATCGACAAACAATACGACAACGCCAAACAAGTTGAACGTAGAAGAAAAGACGTTATGTACTTTATCGAGTCGAGTGAGCGTTTTACCAATTACTACAAAGAGAATGCTGACCTAAAAACATTCTGTGAAAGATTACTTCTCCAGGACTCTCAGGATAAAGAAGAATTAAACGACGGCGAAGACCACGACGTTCGTAAGAATGAAGTGACGCTGATGACTCTCCATTCTTCAAAAGGTCTGGAATTTGATACAGTATTTTTAGTTGGTGTTGAAGAAGAGACGCTTCCGCATAAAAAGACGATCACTCAAGGAGAGGATATCTCTGAAGAGCGCAGGCTTTGTTATGTTGGGATTACCAGAGCTCAGGCCAGACTGATTATGACTTACTGTAAGCAGAGAAAGCTCTTTGGGAAGGATATGCCGAGGTTTAAATCTCGATTCTTGAATGAGTTGAAGAATAAAGATCTTTATCGTGAGCAGGATAGAACGACGTTTGGACATTTGACGGAAGAAGAAGCGACTGATTATAAAAAGAGTTTCTTTTCTAATTTGCTTGGGTCGCTCGACGAAGAGTAA